The nucleotide window TGCCTCGCTACCGGGTTATGGATCATACGGCTGACCTGGGGGTGTATTTTTACGGGGCCACCCCGGAAGAGGTCTTGATTAATGCTGGCGCTGTATTGTTTGAGCTCATGCTCAGCGGCAAGCCTCGAAGCGGTGATATCCAAAAGACCGTCATCCTCGAAGGGTTGGACCTGGAGGACCTGCTGGTGCGCTGGCTTTCTGAACTCCTTTATTTCTTTTCCGTTCGGAAAGAGGTCATGACCGGGGCTGAAATCAAATCGCTCTCCAGTACTCGACTTGAAGCCCGGATTAAGTTGGCCCCTTTTGATCCCGCGACCCAGGCGCTCAAAATGGAAATCAAGGCCCCGACCTACCATCAATTGGAGCTTAAGCCTAGAGAAGCGGGCTGGCGAGCCAGGGTTATTTTTGACCTTTAATTAGGAATCAGTCATGGAGATAAAGCGGCTTGACGACTATCGCTGGGAGATTCCGGCCACGGGCGCCATGCGCGTTCCCGGGCTGGTTTTTGCCGACGCCGAATTGATAAAGGAAATCCACCGGGATGGGAGCTTAAAGCAGGTGGCCAACGTTGCCCAACTGCCTGGCATTATTGGCCATTCTCTGGCCATGCCGGATATCCATCAGGGTTACGGCTTTCCCATTGGCGGGGTGGCGGCCTTTGATTTTGAGGAAGGGATCATCTCTCCGGGCGGGGTGGGTTACGATATCAACTGCGGCGTCCGTTTGATGACCTCCGCCCTGAGCGTGAGCGATCTCAAGCCGTACCTAACGGTCCTCATTGAAAGGCTTTACAAAGATATCCCGAGCGGCCTTGGGTCCACCGGACCGCTTAAATTAAGCAAGGCGGAAATCAAGAAGGTCCTGACAAACGGCGCCGGGTGGGCAGTTAAGAATGGCTTCGGCGAACCAGGTGACCTGAATCACTCTGAAGAGGGCGGCGCCATGGAAGGGGCCGACCCGGAGGTCCTGAGCGAACGAGCCCTGGAGCGAGGTCTGAAGCAGCTGGGCACCCTCGGATCAGGGAACCATTTCCTCGAGCTGGATCGGGTGGACGAAATCTTCGATGAAAAGGCCGCCCAGGCCTTCGGCCTGTTCAAGGATCAGGTCACGGTCCTTATTCACTCCGGGTCCCGCGGCCTTGGCTACCAGGTCTGCGACGATTTCCTCAAGACGATGATGAAGGCAGTCAACCAGGAGGAGCTGGCCCTGCCAGATCGCCAGTTGGCCTGCGCCTTTATTCAGTCGAAGCCCGGGCGTAAGTATTTCGCGGCCATGGCCGCGGCCGCGAACTATGCCTGGGCCAACCGTCAGGTCATCATGCACTGGACCCGGGAGAGCTTTGAAAAGACCCTCGGCCTTGGCCCGCGGGACCTCAGGATGAACCTGGTCTATGACGTGGCCCACAATATCGCCAAAAAAGAGCGGCATGAGGTTGACGGGCGGGAGCAATGGGTCTGCGTGCACCGCAAAGGGGCAACCCGGGCCTTCCCGCCCACCCACCCCGATATCCCGGCTGATTACCGTCATGTCGGCCAGCCGGTTCTCATTCCAGGAGACATGGGCCGTTCTTCCTTTGTCCTGGCCGGAGCGGCCGGAGCCATGGAGGAATCCTTCGGGTCGTCATGTCACGGCGCCGGCCGGGTCCTGTCCCGCACAGCAGCCAGGAAGAAGGCCAAGGGCCGGTCCATATATGGTGAACTGGAGCAGCAGGGCATCGTGGTGCGCTTCTCCGGGCGGGATACCCTGGCCGAGGAGATGCCAGAGGCCTATAAGGATGTCACCCGCGTCGTTGAGGTGGTCCATCAGGCCGGGCTGGCGCGAAAGGTGGCCCGCCTCAAGCCGCTGGGACTGATCAAGGGTTAGGGCTGTGAAGCGAAGGCGTGAAGATCAAATTGCCCGGCCTGATTGACCCTGGATTCTCGCTTTTTCGGAAATGGCAACCCTGACTGTAGCTCCTCATGCTGAAACCGAAACCCATATATCCAGATCAGGGGGCCAAAAGGAACCTTGCTGTGAAGACCACCAGAGACTCTGAAGTTCTGTCATTCCTGCGCAAGCAGGAATCTATTAACAACAATTATAGCGATTGTCAGAATTATATTCCTTTTGGGTATTATTTTTTTTTGCACATGGATTCCTGCTTACGCAGGAAT belongs to Deltaproteobacteria bacterium and includes:
- a CDS encoding archease, which translates into the protein MPRYRVMDHTADLGVYFYGATPEEVLINAGAVLFELMLSGKPRSGDIQKTVILEGLDLEDLLVRWLSELLYFFSVRKEVMTGAEIKSLSSTRLEARIKLAPFDPATQALKMEIKAPTYHQLELKPREAGWRARVIFDL
- a CDS encoding RtcB family protein, with amino-acid sequence MEIKRLDDYRWEIPATGAMRVPGLVFADAELIKEIHRDGSLKQVANVAQLPGIIGHSLAMPDIHQGYGFPIGGVAAFDFEEGIISPGGVGYDINCGVRLMTSALSVSDLKPYLTVLIERLYKDIPSGLGSTGPLKLSKAEIKKVLTNGAGWAVKNGFGEPGDLNHSEEGGAMEGADPEVLSERALERGLKQLGTLGSGNHFLELDRVDEIFDEKAAQAFGLFKDQVTVLIHSGSRGLGYQVCDDFLKTMMKAVNQEELALPDRQLACAFIQSKPGRKYFAAMAAAANYAWANRQVIMHWTRESFEKTLGLGPRDLRMNLVYDVAHNIAKKERHEVDGREQWVCVHRKGATRAFPPTHPDIPADYRHVGQPVLIPGDMGRSSFVLAGAAGAMEESFGSSCHGAGRVLSRTAARKKAKGRSIYGELEQQGIVVRFSGRDTLAEEMPEAYKDVTRVVEVVHQAGLARKVARLKPLGLIKG